The Chloroflexota bacterium DNA segment ATCACGATTGATGCCGACCTTATGAAAAAGGCGGACATCCTGCCATACGAAGAGGTCCACGTCCTCAGTGTGGACAACGGCGCGCGCCTGACCACCTACGCCATCGAAGGGCCTCCCGGCTCCGGCGTCATCTGCGTCAATGGCGCGGCGGCGCGGCTCATCCACAAGGGCCACACGGTGATCATCCTCACCTACCAGACCTTGGGCGATCGGGACTCCCACGACATCCACCCGACGCTCTGCTACCTGGACAAGAAGAACCGCATCGAACGCATCGGCCATCAGGACCGCGCAACAGTCACGCTCGGAGTTTAGACAGCCGAGAATCCTCCAAGGAGGCAGACGATGCGCATCACCGTTGACCAGATCAAACAGATGAAGAAGAGCGGCGAGAAGATCGCCATGCTCACCGCCTACGACTATCCGACGGCCAAGCTCGCCGACGCTGCGGGCGTGCAGATGATCCTCGTCGGCGATAGCCTGGGCATGGTAGTCCTGGGGTACGAGTCAACGCTGCCAGTGACGATGGACGAGATGCTGCACCATGTCAAAGCAGTGGTCCGCGGCAGCAGCAAAGCGATGGTCGTCGGCGATATGCCCTTCATGTCGTACCAGGCCAGCCTGAGCGAAGCGATGCACAATGCAGGCCGCTTCCTCAAGGAGGCGAACTGCCAGGCGGTGAAGCTGGAGGGCGGCGAGCGGACGGCGGAGACGATCCGCCACATCGTGCAGGCGGGGATCCCCGTGGTGGGGCACATCGGCCTCACGCCGCAATCCGTCAACCAGCTGAGCGGCTACAAGCTCCAGGGCAAGACGCCCAAGGCCGCCGTCCAGCTCATCAAGGACGCCCACGCCCTAGAGGAGGCAGGCGCCTTCGCCATCGTGCTCGAGTCCATCCCTGCGCCCTTGGCGAAAGTCATCACCGAGCGCATCGGCATTCCCACCATCGGCATCGGCGCGGGCGTGGAGTGCGACGGCCAGGTGCAGGTCTTCCACGACATCATGGGCCTCTACCCCGATCTTTCGCCCAAGCACGCCAAGCGATACGCCTCCCTGGCGGGAGTGATGCAGAGCGCCATCGCCGCGTATGTGGATGAAGTGAAGCGGGGCACGTTCCCCACCGCCAAAGAGAGCTACGGCCTGGACAACACCGCGGTGCGCGAACTGACCGAGATCGCGGCGCGCTAACTTCGCCCGATGCACGTTGTTCACACCGTCGGCGAATGCCGGCGCATCCGCGCCATGCTCAAAGGCGGCCTGGGCTTTGTGCCCACCATGGGCTACCTCCACGAAGGGCACATGACCCTGGTGCGCCATGCCAGGGCTGCAAACGACCACGTGGCCGTCAGCATATTCGTCAACCCGGCGCAGTTCGGGCCGAACGAAGACTTCGCGGCCTACCCGCGCGACCTCAACCGCGACCTGGCAATGCTGGAGCAAGAGGGCGTGAGCTTCGTCTTCAACCCCTCGCCGGAGGTCGTCTATCCCAAGGGCTTCGAGACCTACATGGTCCCCGGCGAGGTGGCCGAGCCGCTAGAGGGGGCGCGACGGCCGGGCCACTTTCGCGGCGTGGACACCGTTGTGGCCAAGCTCTTCAACATCGTCCAGCCGCACCGCGCTTACTTTGGGGAGAAGGATGCCCAGCAGGTGCGGGTCATCAAGCGGATGGTGAAAGACCTGGACATCCCCGTGGAAATCGTCATCGTCCCCACCGTCCGAGAGCCGGACGGACTGGCGATGAGCAGCCGCAACATCTATCTGAACGAGCGCGAGCGCAAGGCCGCCCTCTGCCTCATCAAGGGGATGCGCCTCGCGCATTCCCACTGGCAGGAGGGGAAGCGCAACGCGGAGACCCTGCGCAAGCTGGTGGAAGAGACGATAGAGGCAGAGCCCCTTGCCGCGCTGGACTACGTCTCCCTGGCCGATTCCGAATCGCTCAACGAGCTGCACGGCACCG contains these protein-coding regions:
- a CDS encoding pantoate--beta-alanine ligase, which translates into the protein MHVVHTVGECRRIRAMLKGGLGFVPTMGYLHEGHMTLVRHARAANDHVAVSIFVNPAQFGPNEDFAAYPRDLNRDLAMLEQEGVSFVFNPSPEVVYPKGFETYMVPGEVAEPLEGARRPGHFRGVDTVVAKLFNIVQPHRAYFGEKDAQQVRVIKRMVKDLDIPVEIVIVPTVREPDGLAMSSRNIYLNERERKAALCLIKGMRLAHSHWQEGKRNAETLRKLVEETIEAEPLAALDYVSLADSESLNELHGTVSGAALLSLAVRIGKTRLIDNMTLE
- the panB gene encoding 3-methyl-2-oxobutanoate hydroxymethyltransferase, which produces MRITVDQIKQMKKSGEKIAMLTAYDYPTAKLADAAGVQMILVGDSLGMVVLGYESTLPVTMDEMLHHVKAVVRGSSKAMVVGDMPFMSYQASLSEAMHNAGRFLKEANCQAVKLEGGERTAETIRHIVQAGIPVVGHIGLTPQSVNQLSGYKLQGKTPKAAVQLIKDAHALEEAGAFAIVLESIPAPLAKVITERIGIPTIGIGAGVECDGQVQVFHDIMGLYPDLSPKHAKRYASLAGVMQSAIAAYVDEVKRGTFPTAKESYGLDNTAVRELTEIAAR
- a CDS encoding aspartate 1-decarboxylase, producing the protein MRRMLKSKLHRGTVTEANVDYEGSITIDADLMKKADILPYEEVHVLSVDNGARLTTYAIEGPPGSGVICVNGAAARLIHKGHTVIILTYQTLGDRDSHDIHPTLCYLDKKNRIERIGHQDRATVTLGV